A segment of the Cohnella algarum genome:
CCGAATCCGACAATGACGACATACGAGTCGTTGATGCCTTGAATCGTGGCGTCCAGAGTCATCCGCTCTTGCGAAGCGCCATCCGTTCCCCCGGCGGTCATCATGTCGGTTAAATGCGCTTGAGTCCGGTTCGTCATAATCGTGACGAGCAGGGAGGTGCCGACAGCGCCGGCCACTTGCCGAATCGTATTGGAGATCGCGGTGCCGTGCGCATGCAGCCTGGACGGCAGTTGATTGAGCCCGGCCGTCTGAATGGGCATCAGGAGCAGGGCCATGCCGATGCGGCGGCCTGTCGACATGAGCACCAGATACGTATAGCTGGTCGATTCCGTCAAGTCGATGAAACCGATCGTCGTGACGATCGTGATGAGTAGACCGGTCACAGCCAGCCATTTGGCGCCGAATCGGTCGAACAGCTTGCCGGCGGCCGGCATGAGAAGACCCATGACGATCGCGCCGGGAAGCATGAGCAAACCGGACTCGAGGGCCGTATAGCCGCGAGCGTTTTGCAAGTACAGCGGGAGCAGCATCATATCCGCGTACATGACCATCGTAACCGCAATGTTAATGACGGACGTCAAGGAGAACATGTTGTATTTGAAGGCCCGCAGATCCAGCAGCGGATGGCTTGAAACGAGCTGCCGCCAGGCGAACAGGGCAAGCGCCGCAACGCCCGCGGCGATCGTCGAAATCACCTCGGCGCTCGACCATCCTTCGCTGCCGGCGCGGCTAAAGCCGTACAGCATAGCGCCGAACCCGACCGTAGAGAAGACGACGCTGAGAACATCGAGATTCGTATGCCCCTTTTCTGATACATTTTTCAAATAAATCATGCCGCAAACGATGACGATGAGCGTTAACGGAATCATCCCGTAAAACATCGTTTCCCATGCAAAGCTTTCCAGAATGTAACCGGCAACGACCGGTCCGATCGCCGGGGCGAAAATGATCGCCAACCCGACCATGCCCATTGCGGCGCCGCGCTTTTCGGGAGGAAAAATCGTCAAAATGACGTTCATCAGCAGCGGCATAGTGATGCCGGCGCCGGCTGCCTGGATCATGCGCCCCGTCAACAGGACCGGGAAATTCGTCGCCAAGGCGGATACGATCGTGCCGACAAGAAAGATCCACATCGAGGCCTGGAAAAGCTGGCGAGTGGAAAAGCGCTGCATCAGGTACGCCGTGATCGGGATCAAAACTCCGTTTACCAGCATATAGCCGGTCGTCAACCATTGGGCCGTTGCCGCCGCAATCTTGAATTCTCCGATCAGTTCCGGGATGGCAACGGTCATGACCGTTTGATTCAGCGTAGCCAAAAAGGCGCCCAAAATCATGGCGAACAAAACAGGGCCCCTCTTGATCGCGCTGCGGGCTGTCGTGCCGTCTTTACTCAACTTGATCCTTCCTTCCGCTTCAGTCATAGACTAGATTTACAAAGTGTCGTATAATTGACACTGCATAAATTAGTTTAGTTCCCGGCCCGTCAGGTTTACAAGCGACAGATTATCGCAGACTGTAAAGAAGTCCATTTTGATTTCGCTTTCAGTCGTTTATGCGGCAGATTTACGACATTTTCGAGCAAATTGTAGTTTGCTGCAGAAGGGATGGATCCGATTGGAAAATCGAACGACTCGTATCGATCCTCGCATCTTGCGCACGCGCCAATTGCTGAGGGATGCCTTCGTCGAATTGCTCCAGGAGATGGACGTGGAAAAAATTTCGGTCAATCGGCTTGCGGAGCGCGCCACGATCAACCGCGTTACGTTTTATCTTCATTATCGGGACATACCGGACATGATGGAAAAGCTGGCGGATGAAATGAACGAGGATTTCAGCCGGATTCTGCACGGCAAATCCCAAAGCGCCGAGGCTTCTCCCGAAGGCAAGGAAGCGACATTAGTCGAGCTTCTGGAGCATATTGCCCATAACGCGAAGTTTTACAAAGCCGTTCTCGCCACGAAGCGTCTTCCGATTTTCACGGAACGGCTGTCCAAGCTGCTGTCTGAAATGATTACGGAAAGACTGGAAAAATCGGAGAAAGACGTTTTGGCTTCCGGGTTGACGGTTCGAAGGGATATCGCAATCTGGTTCGGTTCCTCCGCTTTGATCGGCGTGATCATTTCCTGGCTGCGCAACGACATGCCTTATTCGCCGCATTTCCTGGCCGAACAATTTTCCATGCTGACATCTTCGCGCTCCCGATAGAAGCCGAAGCTTGACTTTTCGTACTGTAATAATTATCATTACAGTATTAAGACCGTTTTTTAAAATTTCAGGCAAAAGGCGGTGGCAATCATGAACTTTGCAATTGGCGATTGGGTGTCGGGGCATACGAGCCAAGGCGAGCTGGTTCGCGGATTCATCGATTCGATGCAGATAGAACAAGGTACGGTGAGCCTTCTCGTGACGGAATCGG
Coding sequences within it:
- a CDS encoding DHA2 family efflux MFS transporter permease subunit; translated protein: MILGAFLATLNQTVMTVAIPELIGEFKIAAATAQWLTTGYMLVNGVLIPITAYLMQRFSTRQLFQASMWIFLVGTIVSALATNFPVLLTGRMIQAAGAGITMPLLMNVILTIFPPEKRGAAMGMVGLAIIFAPAIGPVVAGYILESFAWETMFYGMIPLTLIVIVCGMIYLKNVSEKGHTNLDVLSVVFSTVGFGAMLYGFSRAGSEGWSSAEVISTIAAGVAALALFAWRQLVSSHPLLDLRAFKYNMFSLTSVINIAVTMVMYADMMLLPLYLQNARGYTALESGLLMLPGAIVMGLLMPAAGKLFDRFGAKWLAVTGLLITIVTTIGFIDLTESTSYTYLVLMSTGRRIGMALLLMPIQTAGLNQLPSRLHAHGTAISNTIRQVAGAVGTSLLVTIMTNRTQAHLTDMMTAGGTDGASQERMTLDATIQGINDSYVVIVGFGVIALLLSFFIRRGTQASEDTNDRNEAAVKRTAAESR
- a CDS encoding TetR/AcrR family transcriptional regulator: MENRTTRIDPRILRTRQLLRDAFVELLQEMDVEKISVNRLAERATINRVTFYLHYRDIPDMMEKLADEMNEDFSRILHGKSQSAEASPEGKEATLVELLEHIAHNAKFYKAVLATKRLPIFTERLSKLLSEMITERLEKSEKDVLASGLTVRRDIAIWFGSSALIGVIISWLRNDMPYSPHFLAEQFSMLTSSRSR